One Gimesia aquarii DNA segment encodes these proteins:
- a CDS encoding DUF1501 domain-containing protein: MHFDHAELQQELTRRHFFRRNATGIGSAALGSLLNPALFASESKTNPGELEGPHFPAKAKRIIYLFMHGGPSQMEMFDYKPRLKDLNTSPLPDSVRGNQRLTGMTSGQKSFPIAAPNQFKFKQHGESGTWVSDALPHFSKVVDDVCVIKSMHTEAINHDPAVTLMQTGHQQPGRPSFGAWSSYGLGSENQNLPSFVVLISRGSASRPADPLYARLWGTGFLPSNHQGVNFRQSGDPVLYLSNPPGIDADSRRRMLDGLSKLNQRQFEEYRDPEIRTRIAQYEMAYRMQTSVPDLIDLSEETDQTFKAYGEESRKPGTYAANCLLARKMAERGVRFIQLYHRGWDQHYNLPSDIRLQCGDIDQPTSALITDLKQRGLLDDTLIVWGGEFGRTIYSQGKLTSTDYGRDHHGRCFSMWMAGGGIKPGISYGETDDFCYNVAKDPVHVHDLNATMLHCLGFNHERLIYKHQGRDYRLTDVHGTVLDKIL, from the coding sequence ATGCACTTTGATCATGCAGAACTACAACAGGAACTCACACGACGTCATTTCTTTCGTCGCAATGCAACAGGAATTGGATCCGCTGCCCTCGGTTCACTCCTAAATCCCGCGTTGTTCGCCAGTGAATCAAAGACGAACCCGGGTGAGTTAGAAGGTCCCCATTTTCCTGCCAAAGCAAAACGTATCATCTATCTTTTCATGCATGGCGGTCCATCCCAGATGGAAATGTTCGACTATAAACCGCGTTTGAAAGACCTTAATACCTCACCGCTTCCCGATTCCGTTCGCGGCAACCAACGTCTGACCGGCATGACATCGGGACAGAAATCATTTCCGATTGCGGCGCCGAATCAATTCAAATTCAAACAACATGGTGAAAGTGGCACCTGGGTCAGTGATGCCTTACCGCATTTTTCGAAAGTCGTCGATGATGTTTGTGTGATTAAATCAATGCACACCGAAGCCATCAATCATGATCCCGCGGTCACACTGATGCAAACCGGCCATCAACAACCGGGACGCCCCAGCTTTGGCGCCTGGTCGAGTTATGGCTTAGGCAGCGAGAATCAAAACTTGCCTTCATTTGTCGTACTTATTTCCCGTGGCAGTGCCTCGCGTCCCGCGGACCCTTTGTATGCCCGCTTGTGGGGGACTGGCTTTTTGCCCTCAAATCATCAGGGAGTCAACTTTCGACAAAGCGGCGATCCCGTGCTCTACCTGTCAAACCCTCCCGGAATTGATGCTGACAGCAGACGCCGCATGCTGGATGGGCTGTCGAAACTTAATCAACGCCAGTTCGAAGAATACCGCGATCCGGAAATACGGACCAGAATTGCCCAATACGAGATGGCATATCGGATGCAGACTTCCGTACCCGACCTGATTGACCTTTCTGAAGAGACAGACCAGACTTTCAAAGCGTATGGCGAAGAATCCCGCAAACCAGGAACGTATGCCGCCAATTGCTTATTAGCCCGCAAAATGGCAGAGCGGGGCGTACGGTTCATTCAACTCTATCATCGCGGCTGGGACCAGCATTATAATCTACCCAGTGATATTCGCCTGCAATGTGGTGACATTGACCAGCCCACCAGTGCGTTGATTACCGATCTCAAACAGCGTGGTCTACTCGATGACACTCTGATCGTGTGGGGTGGTGAGTTTGGCAGAACGATATACAGTCAGGGAAAACTGACGTCCACCGATTACGGCAGAGACCACCATGGTCGCTGCTTCTCAATGTGGATGGCAGGTGGCGGAATCAAGCCCGGCATCTCCTATGGAGAAACCGACGATTTCTGTTACAACGTCGCGAAAGACCCCGTCCACGTCCACGATCTCAATGCGACCATGCTACACTGCCTGGGATTCAACCACGAACGCCTGATTTACAAACACCAGGGCCGCGACTATCGTTTGACCGATGTGCACGGCACGGTACTAGATAAAATCCTGTAA
- a CDS encoding GntR family transcriptional regulator: MQILTLTNYIKEDLISRLSREELPQESLTLAGLSDHYQVSVTPIYHAVNELIEEGYLYREKNRRLCINKEKIDTAQTAAGTPRPIPPEDQFKRISEDLLLMSLKGESLYLREAASAQKYGISRTTLRNVFNRLAGDGVLEHVPRRGWKLRPFNQHDLDAFLDVRVVLELKALELSKETLDKQVLQKILERNCVPQSEEEPLQIDNSLHEYLIKQSDNYYIINFFDRHGRYFDLLFLWESNDREAAIQEIQQHQRILNALLEEDWITARSELEFHLRSNHPVLSQLKPKNN; the protein is encoded by the coding sequence ATGCAGATTTTGACACTGACGAACTACATTAAAGAGGATTTGATTTCCCGGCTTTCACGTGAGGAATTACCCCAAGAATCACTGACACTGGCTGGATTATCTGATCATTATCAAGTCAGCGTCACACCAATCTACCATGCTGTTAATGAGTTAATCGAAGAAGGTTATCTTTATCGAGAGAAAAACCGGCGTTTATGCATCAACAAAGAGAAAATCGATACCGCACAAACTGCAGCAGGTACGCCACGACCGATCCCTCCTGAAGATCAATTCAAACGAATTTCTGAAGATCTCTTACTGATGAGTCTGAAAGGAGAATCGCTTTATCTCCGCGAAGCGGCATCTGCCCAAAAATATGGAATTAGTCGTACAACCTTACGTAATGTGTTTAATCGGCTGGCGGGAGATGGGGTACTCGAACACGTTCCGCGTCGTGGCTGGAAGTTGCGGCCTTTCAATCAGCATGACCTGGATGCATTTCTTGACGTACGGGTGGTATTAGAATTGAAAGCACTCGAACTGTCGAAAGAAACCCTTGATAAGCAAGTCTTACAGAAGATCCTGGAAAGGAACTGCGTACCACAATCTGAGGAAGAGCCATTGCAGATTGATAACAGTCTGCACGAATATCTGATTAAACAATCAGACAATTATTACATCATCAACTTCTTTGATCGGCATGGGCGCTATTTCGACCTGCTTTTTCTGTGGGAATCGAATGATCGTGAAGCTGCGATTCAGGAGATCCAGCAGCATCAACGAATTCTAAATGCACTATTAGAGGAAGATTGGATTACCGCGCGATCCGAACTGGAATTCCACTTGCGGAGTAATCATCCGGTCTTGTCACAGTTGAAACCCAAAAACAACTAA
- the queF gene encoding preQ(1) synthase, which yields MSETESFRHLLETFENPYPNRDYVMETVCPEFTSMCPKTGQPDFGTLIISYIPDQVCFELKSLKLYLQSYRNVGAFYEDVTNRILDDLIAVTDPRWIELRADFTPRGGISSSITASHQKED from the coding sequence ATGAGCGAAACAGAATCATTTCGTCATCTTCTGGAAACATTCGAAAACCCTTATCCGAATCGTGATTACGTGATGGAAACGGTTTGCCCAGAATTCACTTCGATGTGCCCCAAAACAGGCCAGCCTGACTTTGGAACATTGATCATTTCTTATATTCCAGATCAAGTCTGCTTTGAACTCAAGTCATTAAAGCTCTATTTGCAAAGCTATCGCAACGTTGGTGCCTTTTATGAAGACGTTACCAATCGTATCTTGGACGACTTGATTGCCGTCACTGATCCCCGCTGGATCGAACTACGAGCCGACTTTACTCCTCGGGGAGGAATTAGCAGCAGTATCACGGCATCGCATCAAAAAGAAGATTAG
- a CDS encoding acyltransferase family protein: MSQNTPNFGSQKSETIPLQKTSEPEPQTEADVNSNSAKKTKQDHNKRLVSLDAYRGFVMLAMASGGLAVASVVSRHPEILDQYQGTQWESSWKWMWQTLAYQLSHVPWTGTAFWDLIQPSFMFMVGVSMPFSFRKRKQKGNSTFRIWMHAIFRAVLLVVLGVFLSSKSGPQINFTFANVLCQIGMGYLVVFFYVNRSFLTQMMGIVTILGGYWFFFYQYVPQEQELADLKAYLQEVKQKDDTEWTQFSGIGSAWNKHTNAAAAVDRQFLNQFPRYEKPFREQKFWANMGGYQTFNFIPSIATMLFGLMAGQLLISSRKESMKVKWLLQAGLICFGISMILDTSIWPVNINNWEWHLAPIVKRIWSPGWAIFSAGWAFWFLAVFYWIIDVKGYKRWAFPFVVVGMNSIAMYCMAQLIRPWIQKSLKIHLTTLDAATGWTVTNSLYGSDCPYTPIALSATVLFILWLICLWMYLQKIFIKI, translated from the coding sequence ATGTCTCAAAATACTCCGAATTTCGGCTCACAAAAATCAGAAACGATTCCTTTGCAGAAAACTTCAGAACCGGAGCCACAAACAGAAGCGGATGTTAATTCGAACAGCGCGAAAAAGACGAAGCAAGATCATAATAAACGTCTTGTATCACTCGACGCTTATCGTGGCTTTGTCATGCTGGCGATGGCCTCTGGTGGCCTGGCAGTGGCCAGTGTCGTGAGCCGTCACCCTGAAATACTAGATCAGTATCAGGGAACGCAATGGGAGAGCTCCTGGAAATGGATGTGGCAGACTCTGGCTTACCAATTAAGCCATGTTCCCTGGACGGGAACTGCGTTCTGGGATCTGATCCAACCTTCGTTTATGTTTATGGTGGGGGTTTCAATGCCCTTCTCTTTCAGAAAACGTAAGCAAAAAGGAAATTCGACGTTTCGTATCTGGATGCACGCAATTTTTCGAGCAGTCTTGCTTGTCGTGTTGGGAGTCTTTTTATCTTCGAAGTCAGGCCCCCAGATCAATTTTACATTTGCCAATGTGCTGTGTCAGATAGGGATGGGTTATCTTGTTGTGTTCTTTTATGTGAATCGTTCTTTCCTGACCCAAATGATGGGGATCGTCACGATATTAGGAGGGTATTGGTTTTTCTTTTATCAATATGTACCCCAAGAACAGGAATTGGCTGACTTAAAAGCGTATTTACAGGAAGTGAAACAGAAAGACGATACAGAATGGACGCAGTTTTCGGGGATTGGTAGTGCCTGGAATAAGCACACGAATGCGGCTGCTGCCGTTGATCGACAGTTTCTGAATCAGTTTCCTCGCTATGAAAAACCGTTTCGGGAACAGAAATTCTGGGCCAACATGGGAGGCTACCAAACATTCAATTTCATTCCTTCCATCGCCACGATGTTATTTGGTTTAATGGCGGGGCAACTTTTGATTTCGTCACGCAAAGAAAGTATGAAAGTCAAATGGTTACTACAGGCAGGCTTAATCTGCTTTGGAATTTCGATGATCCTGGACACCTCGATCTGGCCTGTGAATATCAACAACTGGGAATGGCATCTTGCACCGATTGTGAAACGTATCTGGTCGCCTGGTTGGGCGATCTTTAGTGCCGGTTGGGCATTTTGGTTTCTGGCAGTGTTCTATTGGATCATCGATGTGAAAGGCTATAAAAGATGGGCGTTTCCATTCGTGGTCGTGGGGATGAATTCCATCGCCATGTATTGTATGGCCCAACTGATCCGGCCCTGGATTCAGAAATCACTCAAGATTCATTTGACAACTCTTGACGCTGCCACCGGCTGGACAGTCACCAATTCGTTATATGGTTCTGATTGCCCTTATACACCGATTGCCCTTTCCGCAACGGTTTTGTTTATCCTTTGGCTAATTTGTCTGTGGATGTATCTTCAGAAGATCTTCATCAAGATTTGA
- the galE gene encoding UDP-glucose 4-epimerase GalE yields MTILVTGGAGYIGSHCVQQLISVGHKVCVIDNLSRGHREAVSPQASFFQLDLLETERLTEIMKSQRIEKVIHFAALAYVGESVKNPLPYYTNNTAGTLSLLRAMQHSQVSQIVFSSSCATYGISANVPVTEESPQSPINPYGWSKLFIEQILRDCAHSDPNFGFIGLRYFNVAGCTHDGSLGEDHMPETHLIPNCLNTALGQQSQVTILGDDYPTEDGTCIRDYIHVEDICAAHLLALNALEPNINRFYNIGLGHGYSVLEVVKTTEQVTGSKIPIEYRPRRPGDPPILAASNEKISKELGWSPKYTSLKDIIQTAWDWFQSHPHGYQTQTGSSSEKKLKDDA; encoded by the coding sequence ATGACCATACTTGTAACAGGTGGAGCAGGTTATATTGGCTCACATTGTGTTCAGCAGCTCATTTCAGTGGGACATAAGGTCTGTGTGATCGATAACCTCTCGCGTGGTCATCGAGAGGCAGTTTCGCCTCAAGCTTCTTTTTTTCAACTTGATCTATTGGAAACAGAACGTTTAACCGAAATTATGAAATCTCAGCGTATTGAAAAAGTGATTCACTTTGCCGCGCTGGCCTATGTGGGGGAATCGGTTAAAAATCCATTGCCATACTATACCAACAATACAGCTGGTACTCTCTCTCTCTTGCGCGCTATGCAGCATTCACAAGTCAGTCAAATTGTATTTAGTTCCTCATGCGCTACATATGGAATTTCTGCAAACGTTCCAGTCACCGAAGAGAGTCCCCAGAGCCCCATTAATCCCTATGGCTGGTCAAAATTATTTATCGAACAGATTTTGAGAGACTGTGCACACAGTGATCCCAACTTTGGTTTTATTGGCCTGCGCTATTTCAATGTTGCTGGTTGTACCCATGATGGCTCGCTTGGCGAGGACCATATGCCAGAAACCCATTTAATTCCCAATTGTCTGAATACTGCATTGGGACAACAATCGCAGGTTACGATTCTCGGCGATGATTATCCGACCGAAGATGGAACCTGTATCCGCGACTATATTCATGTGGAAGATATCTGTGCAGCACATCTTTTGGCTTTAAATGCATTAGAACCAAATATAAATCGTTTTTACAATATTGGGCTCGGTCATGGGTATTCGGTACTCGAAGTCGTTAAAACGACAGAGCAGGTGACTGGGTCTAAAATTCCGATAGAGTACCGTCCTCGTCGTCCTGGAGATCCTCCAATCCTGGCAGCTTCAAATGAAAAAATCAGCAAGGAACTGGGTTGGTCTCCAAAATATACATCTTTGAAAGACATCATCCAAACTGCTTGGGATTGGTTTCAAAGTCACCCCCACGGGTATCAGACACAAACAGGCTCTAGTTCGGAAAAGAAATTAAAGGACGATGCTTGA
- a CDS encoding AAA family ATPase: MSKQAKNLKEVLNKWLERDLTNEAETGKLSPVFLMDNLVCDVIDVLNAGRFPILYGGSGVGKSSVIHKLVLLSVAGKGPASFEKARVLKLSFKRALASLKKDDQLRGEFQKLLELLLETDEKIIPVFSDTEVMDDYYLQPLLQAYAYQTERPLLAEGNRASVEAMFENYPDLESHFVALKVDEPDLATARSIVSLWSENQFKSERVRFTESAQEEALLLTHRFLSRLNMPRKVLDLLSQVKVVRSKAKKVNEKDVINRFHQVHKVPLSLIDPDLPLNLKQVREQFASVVLGQDQAVDAVVRMIGIIKAGLSDVRRPLGAFLFAGPTGVGKTHIAQKLSQYLLGRPESMVRLNMADYQSEVAAVTLFGDPEAYALSKRQGLLTQRLQGQSFTVLLLDEFEKCSPLVLDRFMQLIDEGCFINGTGESVSCRSTVIIATTNAGAELYRKSMIGFSEGFSSKQEVEQAVHRRLVEYFRFEFLNRFDEIVYFHSLNAVDIRAIAECELNLLQNRIGLKRKQLKIQADRDILDWLAAKGYDPYFGARFLRRTIERFVTPVISDVINSEFPEKGSTLHLTFEKQRVVVRFEKQRGGITNRSKTDAIAGDKIADKVTTHRNERTTTAV; this comes from the coding sequence ATGTCTAAGCAAGCAAAAAATCTGAAAGAAGTTCTCAACAAATGGTTGGAACGCGATCTGACGAATGAGGCAGAGACGGGAAAATTGTCTCCCGTTTTTTTGATGGATAACCTTGTTTGTGATGTCATTGATGTTTTGAATGCCGGTCGTTTTCCGATCTTGTATGGTGGTTCAGGGGTTGGGAAATCTTCTGTGATTCACAAGCTCGTGTTACTGTCCGTTGCAGGGAAAGGCCCTGCCTCGTTTGAGAAGGCGCGTGTCTTGAAATTGTCTTTTAAAAGGGCTTTGGCGAGCTTGAAAAAAGACGACCAGTTACGTGGCGAGTTTCAAAAACTCCTGGAATTGCTTTTAGAAACAGACGAAAAAATCATTCCTGTCTTCTCTGATACGGAAGTGATGGATGACTATTATCTCCAGCCACTTTTACAGGCGTACGCTTATCAAACAGAACGCCCCTTACTTGCAGAAGGAAATCGTGCCAGTGTGGAAGCGATGTTTGAAAACTATCCTGATCTGGAGAGTCACTTTGTAGCCTTGAAAGTAGACGAACCGGATTTGGCCACAGCCCGTTCGATTGTCAGTCTCTGGTCTGAAAATCAATTCAAATCAGAACGAGTGCGATTTACTGAATCGGCCCAGGAAGAAGCGTTGTTATTGACACACCGTTTCCTCTCACGGTTGAATATGCCTCGTAAGGTACTGGATCTGTTAAGTCAGGTGAAAGTGGTTCGCAGTAAAGCGAAAAAAGTTAATGAAAAAGATGTCATTAACCGTTTTCATCAGGTACATAAAGTACCCCTGTCGTTGATTGATCCCGATTTACCATTAAATTTGAAACAGGTACGGGAACAATTCGCTTCCGTAGTTTTGGGACAAGATCAAGCTGTAGACGCAGTCGTAAGGATGATTGGAATTATCAAAGCAGGATTGAGTGATGTGCGGCGTCCTTTGGGGGCGTTTCTGTTTGCTGGACCAACGGGGGTTGGTAAAACCCACATTGCCCAGAAATTGTCGCAATATCTGCTGGGACGTCCTGAGAGTATGGTCCGTTTGAATATGGCAGATTATCAGTCGGAAGTTGCCGCCGTGACGCTATTTGGAGATCCTGAAGCGTATGCTCTGTCTAAAAGACAAGGGCTACTGACTCAGCGTTTACAGGGGCAGTCTTTTACTGTGTTGTTATTGGATGAATTCGAGAAGTGCTCTCCTTTGGTGTTGGATCGGTTTATGCAGTTGATCGATGAAGGTTGTTTCATTAATGGAACCGGTGAATCGGTTTCCTGTCGTTCAACAGTGATCATTGCGACAACCAATGCGGGCGCAGAACTATATCGTAAAAGTATGATCGGTTTTTCTGAAGGGTTTTCTTCAAAACAGGAAGTAGAACAGGCGGTTCATCGTCGTCTTGTCGAATACTTTCGTTTCGAGTTTTTGAATCGATTTGATGAGATTGTGTACTTTCATTCGCTAAACGCAGTCGATATTCGTGCGATTGCGGAGTGCGAATTAAACCTGTTACAGAATCGGATTGGATTGAAACGAAAACAGTTGAAGATTCAAGCGGATCGTGACATTCTCGATTGGCTGGCTGCGAAGGGATATGACCCCTATTTTGGGGCACGTTTTTTACGACGTACGATAGAACGGTTTGTAACACCAGTAATTTCTGATGTTATTAACTCAGAGTTTCCCGAAAAAGGCAGCACGTTACATTTAACATTTGAAAAGCAACGTGTTGTGGTACGTTTTGAAAAACAGCGAGGAGGCATAACCAACCGTAGTAAGACTGATGCAATTGCAGGTGATAAAATAGCCGACAAAGTTACAACGCATCGGAACGAACGGACAACAACCGCTGTCTAA
- a CDS encoding alpha/beta hydrolase family protein has translation MTQKRCYRMLFVLILSAFVLQISSSQAANPVQERRKIIGTTAADQQLSDYFHYHTMQLADQSLKDIKNLKTWENKRGVYRKQLFEMLGLSPLPPKTDLKPEITNRITSDGFIVENLTFQSRPGLYVTGNLYRPLKQDKKLPAILYVCGHGGVKKNGISYGNKVHYQHHGEWFARNGYVCLTIDTLQLGEIEGLHHGTYREGMWWWLSRGYTPAGVEAWNCIRALDYLQSRPEVDGEKLGVTGRSGGGAYSWWIAALDERIKAAVPVAGITNLKNYVIDGAVEGHCDCMFMVNTYQWDYAQVAALVAPRPLLISNTDKDSIFPLDGVVDVYRNTMQIYELYGVPENLGLQITEGPHKDTQELRIHAFHWFNHFLKGDDSLIEMAATKFHTPEELQVFKTLPKDQKNTSIQNTFVKQASNSFPVPEDTQQWEQIIAKWKDQLLQKTFRAWPKKNDSTIKAKVETSIKNGLCLKTISFDSQKHVPLKLYLILPETLPEDGIKEVILNVLSQSEWEDITQVLAPDFPKSFQQNSESTTSPKIYQKLRQKVIDQKTAVAFFAPRGVGLSSWNPDKRKQVQIRRRFYLLGQSLEGMQIWDIRRAIQEVKAQSEVSKSALILKASGDAAALCLYASLFESGVDELDLKGVPSSHHIGPALLNVLRFLDLPQTVAMAASRCPVKLNFVNTVDWKYPEQVGHKLGWDKKQLQISEN, from the coding sequence ATGACTCAAAAACGCTGCTACCGAATGTTATTCGTATTGATTTTGTCAGCTTTCGTTTTGCAAATTTCCTCGTCTCAAGCAGCGAATCCTGTTCAGGAACGACGAAAAATTATTGGAACCACAGCAGCAGATCAACAATTGAGTGACTATTTTCACTATCACACGATGCAACTAGCCGATCAAAGCTTGAAGGATATTAAAAACTTAAAAACCTGGGAAAATAAAAGAGGTGTTTACCGAAAACAGCTTTTCGAAATGTTGGGGTTATCTCCATTGCCTCCCAAGACAGACCTCAAACCAGAGATAACAAATCGCATCACCAGTGATGGTTTCATCGTGGAAAATCTCACTTTTCAGTCACGCCCCGGTCTGTATGTCACAGGGAATCTCTATCGACCTCTCAAACAAGACAAGAAATTACCTGCAATCCTCTATGTTTGCGGTCATGGAGGTGTTAAGAAAAATGGCATCAGCTACGGCAATAAAGTGCATTATCAGCATCATGGTGAGTGGTTTGCCAGAAACGGCTATGTCTGTCTGACAATTGATACCTTACAACTGGGAGAAATTGAAGGTTTGCATCACGGGACTTACAGGGAAGGGATGTGGTGGTGGTTGTCCCGCGGTTACACTCCGGCTGGAGTCGAAGCATGGAACTGCATTCGTGCATTAGATTATCTCCAATCGCGACCTGAAGTTGATGGCGAGAAACTGGGAGTCACCGGTCGCTCAGGCGGCGGTGCTTATAGCTGGTGGATTGCCGCTCTGGATGAGCGAATCAAAGCTGCGGTTCCTGTTGCCGGCATCACAAATCTTAAGAACTATGTGATCGATGGAGCCGTCGAAGGACACTGCGACTGTATGTTTATGGTTAATACCTATCAATGGGACTATGCTCAGGTGGCTGCATTGGTCGCGCCGCGCCCTTTATTAATTTCCAATACCGATAAAGATAGTATTTTTCCTCTCGATGGGGTCGTTGACGTTTATCGTAATACAATGCAGATTTACGAATTATATGGTGTACCTGAAAATCTCGGCCTACAAATTACAGAAGGTCCCCACAAAGATACACAGGAATTACGAATTCACGCTTTTCACTGGTTCAATCATTTTCTTAAAGGTGATGATTCACTGATCGAAATGGCGGCAACAAAGTTCCATACTCCCGAAGAACTTCAGGTTTTTAAAACACTCCCCAAAGATCAAAAGAATACGAGCATACAAAATACGTTTGTCAAACAGGCCTCTAACTCGTTTCCTGTTCCAGAAGACACACAGCAGTGGGAACAGATAATAGCTAAGTGGAAAGATCAACTACTGCAAAAAACCTTCCGTGCCTGGCCGAAGAAAAATGATTCTACAATTAAAGCCAAAGTAGAAACATCGATTAAAAATGGCCTTTGCCTGAAAACGATTTCTTTTGACAGTCAAAAGCATGTACCATTAAAATTGTATCTCATTCTTCCAGAAACGCTCCCAGAAGACGGTATCAAAGAAGTCATACTGAACGTCCTGAGTCAATCTGAATGGGAGGACATCACACAAGTGCTGGCTCCTGATTTTCCAAAATCATTTCAACAGAATTCAGAGTCCACAACGTCACCGAAAATCTATCAAAAACTACGTCAAAAGGTGATTGACCAAAAAACTGCCGTCGCATTTTTTGCACCACGAGGCGTTGGATTGAGCAGTTGGAATCCTGACAAACGAAAACAAGTTCAGATCAGACGTCGATTCTATTTATTAGGTCAATCATTGGAAGGAATGCAAATCTGGGATATCCGCCGAGCCATCCAGGAAGTGAAAGCACAGTCAGAAGTATCAAAGTCCGCTCTAATTCTGAAAGCCAGTGGAGATGCTGCTGCTTTGTGTCTGTATGCGTCACTTTTTGAAAGTGGTGTCGACGAGCTGGATCTAAAAGGAGTACCATCTTCACATCATATCGGTCCTGCCTTGTTGAATGTGCTACGGTTTCTAGATCTACCACAGACCGTTGCGATGGCAGCCAGTCGCTGTCCAGTCAAGCTAAATTTTGTGAATACGGTGGATTGGAAGTATCCCGAGCAGGTCGGCCACAAACTAGGCTGGGACAAGAAACAGCTTCAAATTAGCGAAAATTAA
- the hemQ gene encoding hydrogen peroxide-dependent heme synthase — protein sequence MNRPQHTSAPLPDPTMEMTEGWHCLHLYYRVDQDKLNHIDQNTRATGREALASLLNPEREDAPIRMQTSVVSGHKADLHVLIMDPDPIKIDSIKQGIRSSGLGPALIPTYSFVSITEISEYVPTLDQYAAKLQQEGADPESPAFQAKLKAYEGRLPAMNQQRIYPEFPDFPVYTFYPMNKSRVPGANWYMEQFSNRYNMMAEHGISGMKFAGRVVQVITASTGFDDWEWGVSLWGRAPEPIKEIVYTMRFDKASAKYAEFGPFYLSYIMSPEEAIAHLKL from the coding sequence GTGAATCGTCCTCAACATACTTCTGCTCCGCTTCCTGATCCCACAATGGAGATGACGGAAGGCTGGCATTGTCTTCATTTGTACTACCGTGTTGATCAAGACAAACTAAATCATATAGATCAAAATACTCGTGCCACAGGACGAGAAGCCCTCGCTTCGCTACTGAATCCTGAACGTGAAGATGCCCCGATTCGCATGCAAACCTCGGTTGTTTCTGGCCATAAAGCAGATTTACATGTTCTGATTATGGACCCCGATCCCATCAAAATTGACAGTATTAAGCAGGGAATCCGTTCTTCGGGTCTTGGTCCAGCGTTGATACCAACTTATTCATTTGTTTCTATTACGGAAATTTCAGAGTATGTACCGACTTTGGATCAATATGCAGCCAAGCTCCAGCAGGAAGGGGCTGATCCGGAAAGTCCTGCATTTCAGGCGAAACTGAAAGCCTATGAAGGTCGGCTGCCGGCTATGAATCAACAGCGAATCTATCCGGAGTTTCCGGACTTTCCTGTCTACACATTTTATCCAATGAATAAATCACGTGTACCCGGAGCAAACTGGTATATGGAGCAGTTCAGTAACCGTTACAACATGATGGCGGAACATGGTATTAGCGGGATGAAATTCGCAGGACGGGTCGTGCAGGTCATCACAGCGTCTACAGGATTTGATGATTGGGAATGGGGAGTTAGCTTATGGGGTCGCGCACCAGAGCCAATTAAGGAAATTGTTTATACAATGCGATTTGACAAAGCTTCTGCCAAATATGCGGAGTTTGGTCCTTTTTATTTGAGCTATATTATGTCCCCGGAAGAAGCAATCGCCCATCTCAAACTCTAA